From Achromobacter spanius, a single genomic window includes:
- the rnc gene encoding ribonuclease III has product MSLATLENRLDHHFGDAALLEQALTHRSHGARHNERLEFLGDSVLNFVVAAMLFERYSKIDEGDLSRLRANLVKQASLADIAQRLELSQYLRLGEGELKSGGFRRPSILADTVEAIFGAVFLDAGFEAARRVIVRQYQPVLASVDPKTLGKDAKTLLQEFLQGRKLALPLYTVVATHGAAHSQQFEVECAIPALDIKVMAPGASRRAAEQSAAKLALEAALAVSPAPKAARKSGKARKTAQLSLPVAVAQETK; this is encoded by the coding sequence ATGTCGCTAGCCACGCTAGAAAACCGCCTCGATCACCACTTCGGTGATGCGGCCCTGCTTGAACAGGCGCTGACGCACCGCAGCCACGGTGCGCGCCACAACGAGCGGTTGGAATTCCTTGGGGATTCCGTACTGAACTTCGTTGTGGCGGCGATGCTGTTCGAACGCTATTCAAAAATCGACGAAGGCGATCTGTCGCGTCTGCGGGCCAACCTGGTCAAGCAGGCGTCGCTGGCGGATATCGCGCAGCGCCTTGAGCTGTCCCAATACCTGCGCCTGGGCGAGGGCGAACTCAAGAGCGGCGGATTCCGCCGGCCGTCCATTCTGGCCGACACGGTCGAAGCCATTTTTGGCGCCGTCTTTCTGGATGCGGGTTTCGAGGCGGCACGCCGCGTGATCGTGCGCCAGTACCAGCCGGTGCTGGCGTCCGTGGATCCCAAGACGCTCGGCAAGGACGCCAAGACCTTGCTGCAGGAATTCCTGCAGGGCCGCAAGCTGGCCCTGCCGTTGTATACGGTGGTGGCCACGCACGGCGCGGCCCACAGCCAGCAGTTCGAAGTCGAGTGCGCCATTCCGGCGCTCGATATCAAGGTAATGGCGCCCGGCGCCAGCCGTCGCGCCGCCGAGCAATCGGCCGCCAAGCTGGCGCTCGAGGCCGCGCTGGCCGTCAGCCCGGCCCCCAAGGCTGCCCGCAAGTCGGGCAAGGCGCGCAAAACCGCGCAATTGTCGCTGCCCGTGGCAGTGGCTCAAGAGACTAAATGA
- a CDS encoding MucB/RseB C-terminal domain-containing protein encodes MALVLPSRWPVLGRAASWQAHRAGWFAATLLTAFLAAHGPAAAAGATPAGQTEDVVQLLTRIQQAARKQDYAGVFMYQQGDVIQSSRLVHVLDGTGERERLEILDGQPREYLRHNDDVQCLIPERKTVLVERRRGDRFPGLLLGDPANLSEHYKIRTEPTPHRVAGRECRLITIEPLDKLRYGYRLCADVETNLLLKAQTLNAARGVVEQVSFTSLRLGSEVDPQTLSSRWNTRDWKVLEASMQPVDLAAQGWRIPAPNGFKTIMQVSRAMKRGLPVSQMVLSDGLAAISVFIEPYDSQRNHQPAHGASQRGAINVYGARIADFWLTAVGEVPAATLEQLAQATEYVPPAPAAAAPAPAEGGAK; translated from the coding sequence ATGGCGCTTGTGCTTCCATCACGCTGGCCGGTGCTGGGACGTGCTGCTTCGTGGCAGGCTCACCGCGCCGGCTGGTTCGCCGCCACGCTCCTGACTGCTTTCCTTGCCGCGCACGGTCCCGCGGCCGCTGCTGGCGCTACGCCGGCCGGCCAGACCGAAGATGTCGTGCAGCTTCTCACGCGCATTCAGCAGGCGGCGCGCAAGCAGGACTACGCCGGCGTCTTCATGTATCAGCAAGGCGACGTCATCCAGTCCTCGCGCCTCGTGCACGTTCTTGACGGCACCGGCGAGCGCGAACGCCTCGAGATCCTTGACGGCCAGCCGCGCGAATACCTGCGTCATAACGACGACGTGCAGTGTCTGATCCCCGAACGCAAGACCGTGCTTGTCGAGCGGCGCCGTGGCGATCGCTTCCCCGGTCTGCTGCTCGGCGACCCGGCCAACCTGTCCGAACACTACAAGATCCGCACCGAGCCCACGCCGCACCGCGTCGCGGGCCGCGAATGCCGGCTCATCACGATCGAACCGCTGGACAAGCTGCGCTACGGCTATCGCCTGTGCGCGGACGTCGAAACCAATCTGCTGCTGAAGGCCCAGACGCTGAACGCCGCGCGCGGCGTGGTCGAGCAGGTGTCGTTCACGTCGCTGCGGCTCGGTTCCGAAGTGGATCCGCAGACGCTGTCCTCGCGCTGGAACACCCGCGACTGGAAGGTGCTCGAGGCCAGCATGCAGCCCGTGGATCTTGCGGCGCAGGGCTGGCGCATTCCGGCGCCCAACGGCTTCAAGACGATCATGCAGGTATCGCGCGCCATGAAGCGCGGATTGCCGGTCAGCCAGATGGTGCTGTCCGATGGCCTGGCAGCGATCTCGGTCTTCATCGAGCCCTATGACAGCCAGCGTAACCACCAGCCCGCGCACGGCGCATCCCAGCGCGGCGCGATCAATGTTTATGGCGCGCGCATTGCGGACTTCTGGCTGACCGCGGTGGGCGAAGTGCCCGCCGCCACGCTGGAACAACTTGCGCAGGCCACTGAGTACGTGCCACCCGCACCCGCGGCAGCCGCACCCGCACCCGCGGAGGGCGGGGCCAAATAA
- the lepB gene encoding signal peptidase I gives MSWNFALILFILLVLTGVIWVLDLAVLRKGRERRAQAAMAQYDAALVGDAQEAERLRREAGDAARRVPWWVEYAVSFFPVILFVFMLRSFVVEPFRIPSGSMLPTLQSGDLILVNKFSYGLRLPVIDKKVISIGEPKRGDVFVFRYPVDPNVDYIKRVVGLPGDEIAYIDKKLYVNGELVPHVRDGDYFEPDRVSYIAQYKEKLGDVEHKILLEEKTPQVYAAQNWTFPYRQNCQYSHNGVRCKVPEGNYFAMGDNRDNSADSRYWGFVPEANIVGRAFFIWMNFSDLSRIGRFN, from the coding sequence ATGAGTTGGAACTTTGCCCTGATCCTTTTTATTCTGCTGGTGCTTACCGGCGTTATCTGGGTGCTCGATCTGGCCGTGCTGCGCAAGGGGCGCGAGCGCCGCGCGCAGGCTGCGATGGCACAGTACGACGCGGCACTGGTGGGCGACGCGCAAGAGGCCGAGCGCCTGCGGCGCGAAGCCGGCGATGCCGCGCGGCGCGTGCCCTGGTGGGTCGAGTACGCGGTCAGCTTCTTTCCCGTCATTCTGTTCGTGTTCATGCTGCGCTCGTTCGTGGTCGAGCCGTTCCGCATTCCGTCCGGCTCGATGCTGCCCACGCTGCAGTCCGGCGACCTGATCCTGGTGAACAAGTTCAGCTACGGGCTGCGCCTGCCCGTGATCGACAAGAAGGTCATTTCCATCGGCGAACCGAAGCGTGGCGATGTGTTCGTATTCCGGTATCCGGTCGATCCGAACGTCGACTACATCAAGCGCGTGGTGGGCCTGCCGGGCGACGAAATCGCATACATCGACAAGAAGCTTTATGTCAATGGCGAATTGGTCCCGCACGTGCGTGATGGTGACTATTTCGAGCCGGATCGTGTGTCGTATATTGCGCAATATAAAGAGAAGTTGGGCGACGTTGAGCACAAGATCCTGCTGGAAGAGAAGACTCCGCAGGTGTATGCCGCGCAGAACTGGACTTTTCCGTACCGCCAAAACTGCCAATACAGCCACAATGGGGTACGCTGCAAAGTACCCGAAGGGAATTATTTCGCCATGGGCGATAATCGGGACAACAGCGCGGACAGCCGTTATTGGGGCTTCGTTCCGGAAGCCAACATCGTCGGCCGCGCTTTCTTCATCTGGATGAACTTCAGCGATCTGAGCCGCATCGGCCGATTCAACTGA
- the recO gene encoding DNA repair protein RecO, with translation MSRRAPRVQDRPGFMLHATAWRETSLIVQTFSRDHGCVAMVAKGAKRPYSVLRPVLSAFQPLLLSWTGNGEVKTLTRAEIAGIRPLAGAALMSAWYMNELLLRLLPREDAHPLLFDAYDMALQQLSAGTRAAGALRRFEWTLLRETGYGVDEAPPDFDDPTIEPALRSDLRARLAEILAGRPLSTRRVLLDLQRI, from the coding sequence ATGAGTAGACGGGCGCCACGCGTCCAGGATCGACCAGGGTTCATGCTCCACGCCACGGCGTGGCGTGAAACCTCCCTGATTGTCCAAACTTTTTCTCGCGATCACGGCTGCGTGGCCATGGTCGCCAAGGGCGCCAAGCGCCCTTATTCCGTTTTGCGCCCCGTGTTGTCGGCCTTCCAGCCGCTGCTCCTGTCCTGGACCGGCAACGGCGAGGTCAAGACGCTGACGCGCGCCGAAATCGCCGGCATCCGGCCGCTGGCCGGCGCCGCGTTGATGTCGGCGTGGTACATGAACGAACTGCTGCTGCGCCTGTTGCCGCGCGAGGACGCGCATCCGCTGTTGTTCGACGCGTATGACATGGCCTTGCAGCAACTGTCTGCGGGCACCCGCGCGGCCGGGGCGCTGCGCCGCTTCGAATGGACCTTGCTGCGCGAGACGGGCTACGGTGTCGATGAGGCGCCGCCCGATTTCGACGACCCTACCATCGAGCCCGCGCTGCGCAGTGACCTGCGCGCGCGCCTGGCCGAGATTCTGGCGGGTCGTCCGCTGTCCACGCGGCGCGTGCTGCTGGACCTCCAACGCATCTGA
- the era gene encoding GTPase Era gives MSDTPFRTGFVAIVGRPNVGKSTLTNALIGSKISIVSRKAQTTRHRIHGVLTREHEQFVFVDTPGFQTRHGGAMNRMMNRVVTQALADVDVVVHVVEAGKWSEGDAKLLPLLPNPERTILVVSKIDALKNRDDLFAFVSKIMALHPFGAVVPVSATKNQQLDQLLEEIASRLPEGEPMFEEDTLTDRPMRFIAAELVREKIFRLVGDELPYGCTVVIEQWDETAKGATINACVVVERDSHKPILLGTGGMHMKRIATEARQDIAKLLDKPVHLEVYIKVRKGWSDREGALRDLGYE, from the coding sequence ATGAGCGATACCCCTTTTCGTACCGGCTTCGTTGCCATCGTTGGCCGCCCCAATGTGGGCAAATCCACGCTGACGAACGCCCTGATCGGTTCCAAGATCTCCATCGTGTCGCGCAAGGCGCAGACCACGCGCCACCGCATTCACGGTGTGCTGACGCGCGAGCACGAGCAGTTCGTGTTTGTCGACACCCCAGGTTTCCAGACGCGCCATGGCGGCGCGATGAACCGCATGATGAACCGCGTCGTGACGCAGGCCCTGGCCGACGTGGACGTGGTGGTGCATGTAGTTGAAGCCGGCAAGTGGTCCGAGGGCGACGCCAAGCTGCTTCCGCTGTTGCCCAACCCCGAGCGCACGATTCTGGTCGTCTCCAAGATCGACGCGCTGAAGAACCGCGACGATCTGTTCGCGTTCGTGTCCAAGATCATGGCGCTGCATCCGTTCGGCGCCGTGGTGCCGGTCAGTGCCACCAAGAATCAGCAACTGGACCAGTTGCTCGAGGAAATCGCATCGCGCCTGCCGGAAGGCGAGCCGATGTTCGAGGAAGACACGCTGACCGACCGGCCCATGCGCTTCATCGCCGCCGAACTCGTGCGCGAGAAGATCTTCCGCCTGGTGGGCGACGAACTGCCGTACGGTTGCACGGTCGTCATCGAGCAATGGGATGAGACCGCCAAGGGCGCCACCATCAACGCCTGTGTCGTCGTCGAACGCGACAGCCACAAGCCCATCCTGCTGGGCACGGGCGGCATGCACATGAAGCGGATCGCCACGGAGGCGCGGCAGGACATTGCCAAGCTGCTGGACAAACCCGTGCATCTCGAGGTCTACATCAAGGTGCGCAAGGGCTGGTCCGACCGCGAGGGTGCGCTGCGCGATCTGGGTTATGAGTAG
- a CDS encoding sigma-E factor negative regulatory protein, giving the protein MQTAAKSVEIAESSWEESVSAWMDGEDSDDILPSLLSKEGRQTWDTYHLIGDSLRNSDLALTPSAAFSARLARALDAELPIVAAPRRRSPLRMGLSGLAVAAAVATVAWVAQPYVTGSPATDVRVLADASSPASASDDSGLRDYLEAHRQMAGPSAVRQVSFDVGAGR; this is encoded by the coding sequence ATGCAAACAGCAGCCAAATCCGTTGAGATCGCCGAGTCCTCCTGGGAGGAATCGGTTTCCGCCTGGATGGACGGAGAAGATTCCGACGATATTCTTCCCAGTCTGTTGTCCAAAGAGGGACGTCAGACCTGGGACACCTATCATTTGATTGGTGATTCCCTGCGCAATTCCGATCTGGCGCTGACGCCCAGCGCGGCCTTCTCGGCCCGCCTGGCGCGCGCGCTGGACGCCGAATTGCCCATCGTAGCGGCGCCTCGGCGCCGCTCGCCATTGCGCATGGGCCTGTCCGGCCTGGCTGTTGCCGCCGCGGTGGCCACGGTCGCGTGGGTGGCTCAGCCGTACGTCACCGGCTCGCCCGCGACGGATGTGCGCGTGCTGGCCGATGCCAGCTCGCCGGCCTCGGCCTCCGACGACTCGGGCCTGCGCGACTACCTGGAGGCCCATCGCCAGATGGCCGGCCCCAGCGCGGTCCGGCAGGTGTCGTTCGATGTCGGAGCGGGACGTTGA
- the lepA gene encoding translation elongation factor 4 has protein sequence MQHIRNFSIIAHIDHGKSTLADRLIQRCGGLADREMSAQVLDSMEIERERGITIKAQTAALHYKAQDGKIYNLNLIDTPGHVDFSYEVSRSLSACEGALLVVDASQGVEAQTVANCYTAIELGVEVVPVLNKMDLPQADPEGARQEVEDVIGIDASDAVLASAKTGMGIDEILETIVARVPAPEGNPDAPLQALIIDSWFDNYVGVVMLVRIINGVLKPKDKILLMASGATHLCEQTGVFTPKSQQRPHLSAGEVGFIIAGIKQLEDAKVGDTVTLANKPAATPLPGFKEVKPQVFAGLYPVESSEYDQLRDSLEKLKLNDAALMFEPEVSQALGFGFRCGFLGLLHMEIVQERLEREFDMDIITTAPSVVYEVEQRDGSVITVESPSRMPEIGKIQDIREPIVKVTLFMPQDYVGPVMTLCNNKRGVQVNMSYHGRQVHLVYEIPLAEIVLDFFDKLKSVSRGYASMDYEFLEYRSADVVRVDLLINNDRVDALAVIVHRSNARHRARDVVTRMRGLIPRQMFDVVIQAAIGAEIIARENVKALRKNVLAKCYGGDISRKKKLLEKQKAGKKRMKQVGSVEIPQEAFLAILQVEDK, from the coding sequence ATGCAGCATATCCGCAACTTTTCCATCATTGCCCACATCGATCACGGCAAGTCGACCTTGGCCGATCGCCTGATCCAGCGCTGCGGCGGACTGGCGGATCGCGAGATGTCGGCGCAGGTCCTCGATTCCATGGAAATCGAGCGCGAGCGCGGCATCACCATCAAGGCCCAGACGGCCGCCTTGCATTACAAGGCGCAGGACGGCAAGATCTACAACCTGAACCTGATCGACACGCCGGGGCACGTGGACTTCTCGTACGAAGTGAGCCGCTCCCTGTCCGCCTGCGAAGGCGCGCTGCTGGTGGTGGACGCATCGCAGGGCGTGGAAGCGCAGACGGTGGCCAACTGCTACACCGCAATCGAGCTGGGTGTGGAAGTCGTGCCCGTGCTGAACAAGATGGACCTGCCGCAGGCCGATCCTGAAGGCGCTCGCCAGGAAGTCGAGGACGTCATCGGTATCGACGCCTCGGACGCCGTGCTGGCCAGCGCCAAGACCGGCATGGGCATCGACGAAATCCTTGAAACCATCGTCGCCCGCGTCCCCGCGCCCGAAGGCAATCCCGATGCGCCGCTGCAGGCACTGATCATCGATTCGTGGTTCGACAACTACGTCGGCGTGGTCATGCTGGTGCGCATCATCAACGGCGTGCTCAAGCCCAAGGACAAGATCCTGCTGATGGCGTCCGGCGCCACCCACCTGTGCGAGCAGACCGGCGTGTTCACGCCCAAGTCGCAGCAGCGTCCGCATCTGTCGGCGGGCGAGGTGGGCTTCATCATCGCCGGCATCAAGCAGCTCGAAGACGCCAAGGTCGGCGACACCGTCACGCTGGCCAACAAGCCGGCCGCGACCCCGCTGCCGGGCTTCAAGGAAGTCAAACCGCAGGTGTTCGCCGGGCTGTATCCGGTCGAAAGCTCCGAATACGACCAACTGCGCGACTCGCTCGAAAAGCTCAAGCTCAACGACGCCGCGCTGATGTTCGAACCCGAAGTCTCGCAAGCGCTGGGCTTTGGTTTCCGCTGCGGCTTCCTGGGCCTCTTGCACATGGAAATCGTGCAGGAGCGTCTGGAACGCGAATTCGACATGGACATCATCACCACCGCGCCGTCGGTGGTGTACGAGGTCGAGCAGCGCGATGGCTCCGTGATCACCGTGGAAAGCCCGTCCCGCATGCCCGAGATCGGCAAGATCCAGGACATCCGCGAGCCCATCGTGAAGGTCACGCTGTTCATGCCGCAGGACTACGTCGGTCCGGTCATGACGCTGTGCAACAACAAGCGCGGCGTGCAGGTCAACATGAGCTATCACGGCCGCCAGGTTCACCTGGTGTACGAGATCCCGCTGGCCGAGATCGTGCTGGATTTCTTCGACAAGCTGAAGTCCGTGTCGCGCGGCTATGCCTCGATGGATTACGAATTCCTGGAGTACCGCTCCGCCGACGTGGTGCGCGTCGACCTCCTGATCAACAACGACCGCGTCGATGCGCTGGCCGTCATCGTTCACCGCAGCAATGCGCGCCACCGTGCGCGCGACGTCGTCACCCGCATGCGCGGCCTGATCCCGCGCCAGATGTTCGACGTGGTCATCCAGGCTGCCATCGGCGCCGAAATCATCGCGCGCGAGAACGTGAAGGCGCTGCGCAAGAACGTGCTGGCCAAGTGCTACGGCGGCGACATCTCGCGCAAGAAGAAGCTGCTGGAAAAGCAGAAGGCGGGCAAGAAGCGCATGAAGCAGGTGGGCAGCGTGGAAATTCCGCAGGAGGCGTTCCTTGCCATCCTGCAGGTGGAAGACAAATAG
- a CDS encoding DegQ family serine endoprotease: MKAMTVSNAFFRRFLAAVAAGAMLSTAYVPVTVAQTAPAAVGLPDFTAIVEKADPAVVNIRTTATVPVRGGGNGPGGSDPYELFRWFFGPEFQPPGQQSPNPRQRPQPTPPEERTVPRGVGSGFFVSADGYILTNNHVVVDATDIYVTLTDGREFKAKVIGTDERTDVALIKIEAKDMTPLVIGDPKKLKKGQWVLAIGSPFGLDSTVTSGIVSAIGRDTGEYLPFIQTDVAVNPGNSGGPLINLDGEVVGINSQIISRSGGFMGISLAIPIDEAMRVVDQLRTTGKVTRGRVGVQIGEVGKDVAEAIGLPKAEGALVSSVEAEGPAEQAGVQPGDVILKFNKEPIKRWSDLPRIVGETKPGTRADMEVWRKGKSMTLSVKVGEIPTEKAAAAGKKPAPEPEVTNALGLSVIDVPADTQKKLRIKGGVQVKVADGAAAKAGLQEGDIVLALNDTDVTGAKQFGELVAKLDKSRATGLLVRRGDQTQWVAVPASK; this comes from the coding sequence ATGAAAGCAATGACGGTCTCGAACGCTTTTTTCCGGCGCTTTCTGGCGGCTGTCGCGGCGGGGGCAATGCTGTCCACCGCCTACGTGCCGGTGACGGTGGCGCAGACGGCGCCTGCCGCGGTCGGATTGCCCGACTTCACGGCCATCGTTGAAAAGGCCGATCCGGCCGTCGTCAACATCCGCACGACCGCCACGGTTCCCGTGCGCGGCGGCGGCAACGGTCCTGGCGGCAGCGATCCCTACGAACTGTTCCGGTGGTTCTTCGGTCCCGAATTCCAGCCGCCCGGGCAGCAGTCGCCCAATCCGCGCCAGCGTCCGCAACCGACGCCGCCTGAAGAGCGCACCGTGCCGCGTGGCGTGGGCTCGGGCTTCTTCGTGTCGGCCGACGGCTACATCCTGACCAACAACCACGTGGTCGTGGATGCGACCGACATCTATGTCACCCTGACCGACGGACGCGAGTTCAAGGCCAAGGTCATCGGCACGGACGAGCGCACCGACGTGGCGCTCATCAAGATCGAAGCCAAGGACATGACGCCGCTGGTGATCGGCGATCCCAAGAAGCTCAAGAAGGGCCAGTGGGTGCTCGCCATCGGCTCGCCGTTCGGCCTGGATTCCACCGTCACCTCCGGCATCGTCAGCGCCATCGGCCGCGATACCGGCGAGTACCTGCCGTTCATCCAGACGGACGTCGCGGTCAACCCCGGCAACTCGGGCGGCCCGCTGATCAACCTGGACGGCGAAGTCGTGGGCATCAATTCCCAGATCATCTCGCGCAGCGGCGGCTTCATGGGCATCTCGCTGGCCATTCCTATCGACGAAGCCATGCGGGTGGTTGACCAGCTGCGCACGACGGGCAAGGTCACGCGCGGCCGCGTTGGCGTGCAGATCGGCGAAGTCGGCAAGGATGTGGCCGAAGCCATCGGCCTGCCGAAGGCCGAAGGCGCGCTGGTCAGCAGCGTCGAAGCCGAGGGTCCTGCCGAACAGGCGGGCGTGCAGCCGGGCGACGTGATCCTGAAGTTCAACAAGGAACCGATCAAGCGCTGGTCCGACCTGCCGCGCATCGTCGGCGAGACCAAGCCAGGCACGCGCGCCGACATGGAAGTCTGGCGCAAGGGCAAGAGCATGACGCTGTCGGTCAAGGTCGGTGAGATCCCGACCGAGAAGGCGGCCGCCGCCGGCAAGAAGCCGGCGCCTGAGCCCGAGGTCACCAACGCGCTGGGTCTGAGCGTGATCGACGTGCCCGCCGATACCCAGAAGAAGCTGCGCATCAAGGGAGGCGTCCAGGTGAAGGTTGCCGATGGTGCGGCCGCCAAGGCTGGCCTGCAGGAAGGCGACATCGTGTTGGCGCTGAACGACACCGACGTGACCGGCGCCAAGCAGTTCGGCGAACTGGTCGCCAAGCTGGACAAGAGCCGCGCGACGGGCCTCCTGGTGCGCCGTGGCGACCAGACGCAGTGGGTGGCGGTGCCCGCATCCAAGTGA